From one Thermoanaerobacter uzonensis DSM 18761 genomic stretch:
- a CDS encoding class I SAM-dependent methyltransferase, translated as MPKISAFEKHFDRYEEWFEKNEYAYQSELDAVKLLMPKFEKGLEVGIGTGKFAVPLGIKSGIEPSYQMRKIALERGLNVVDGVAENLPFEDNSFDLVLMVTTVCFVDDVLKSFKECFRVLKNSGTILIGFVDRESTIGKIYQANKEKSLFYKEAMFYSTSEIVELLYKAGFKNFNFSQTIFKKLDEIKEKEPVRYGFGKGSFIVISAKK; from the coding sequence ATGCCTAAAATATCTGCTTTTGAAAAACATTTTGACAGATATGAAGAATGGTTTGAAAAAAATGAATACGCCTATCAATCGGAATTAGATGCTGTAAAATTGCTTATGCCGAAATTTGAAAAAGGGTTGGAAGTAGGAATCGGAACTGGAAAGTTTGCAGTACCTCTAGGTATAAAAAGCGGAATAGAACCTTCTTATCAAATGAGAAAAATTGCTTTAGAACGGGGTCTTAATGTGGTAGATGGAGTAGCAGAAAATCTTCCGTTTGAAGACAATTCTTTTGACCTTGTTTTAATGGTGACGACTGTATGTTTTGTAGACGATGTGCTAAAATCCTTCAAAGAATGTTTTAGAGTACTTAAAAATAGCGGTACGATTTTAATAGGCTTTGTAGATAGAGAGAGCACAATTGGCAAAATATATCAAGCAAATAAAGAAAAAAGTCTATTTTACAAAGAAGCAATGTTTTACTCTACAAGTGAAATAGTTGAATTGCTTTACAAAGCAGGATTTAAAAATTTCAATTTCTCACAGACCATTTTTAAAAAACTTGATGAAATAAAAGAAAAAGAACCTGTAAGATATGGCTTTGGCAAAGGCTCCTTCATAGTAATAAGCGCTAAAAAATGA
- a CDS encoding LacI family DNA-binding transcriptional regulator — protein MPTIKDVAKKAGVTVTTVSRVLNNRGYISEVTRKKVYEAMKELNYQPNELARSLYRKKSYLIGLLIPNVSHPFFAELTGYIEYYAYQEGYKILLCNSGQDSSKEKGYIDMLKRHQVDGIIIGSHTLEAEQYLNVKLPIVAIDRYYSNIPYVASDNYKGGILATKLLIQKGCKKIAHISGPLILNTPANNRYKAFKEVATQENVEYFVVETKLNRFEIEEYKKIVRGLFKEHPDIDGIFASSDLIAASVISVAKELNKKIPQDLKIVGYDDINVANLVVPSLTTVRQPIKEIARKAIELLLRQIDGEKVEKENILPVTLIERETT, from the coding sequence ATGCCAACTATAAAAGACGTAGCGAAAAAAGCAGGAGTTACTGTTACGACTGTATCAAGGGTCTTAAATAACAGAGGTTATATAAGCGAGGTAACGAGAAAAAAAGTCTATGAGGCGATGAAAGAATTAAATTACCAGCCTAACGAATTAGCAAGGTCCTTATACAGAAAAAAATCCTATTTAATAGGTTTATTAATTCCCAATGTATCACATCCTTTTTTTGCAGAATTGACCGGTTATATAGAATATTATGCTTATCAAGAAGGTTATAAGATTTTACTGTGTAATTCTGGGCAAGATAGTAGCAAAGAAAAAGGATATATAGATATGCTGAAAAGACATCAAGTTGATGGTATAATTATTGGCAGTCATACCTTAGAAGCAGAGCAATATTTAAATGTGAAACTTCCTATAGTGGCAATTGATAGATATTATTCCAATATACCTTATGTAGCTTCAGACAATTATAAAGGTGGAATTTTGGCTACAAAACTTTTGATACAAAAGGGATGTAAAAAAATCGCTCACATAAGCGGACCATTGATTTTGAATACACCGGCTAATAACCGTTATAAAGCGTTTAAAGAGGTAGCAACACAAGAGAATGTTGAGTATTTTGTTGTAGAAACAAAGTTAAATAGATTTGAAATAGAAGAATATAAAAAAATAGTAAGAGGCCTTTTTAAAGAACATCCAGACATTGATGGTATATTTGCCAGCAGTGACTTAATCGCTGCTTCTGTAATAAGTGTGGCTAAAGAGTTAAATAAAAAAATACCTCAGGATTTGAAAATTGTAGGTTATGATGATATAAATGTTGCTAATTTGGTAGTTCCCTCTTTAACAACCGTAAGACAACCAATTAAAGAAATAGCAAGAAAAGCTATTGAACTTTTGTTACGCCAAATAGATGGTGAAAAGGTGGAAAAAGAAAATATTTTGCCTGTAACTTTGATAGAGAGGGAGACTACGTAA
- a CDS encoding carbohydrate ABC transporter permease: MEQEKTLLAKLKTYLIFAGPTTFAFLTVIILPFLYGIYLTFTDWNGISATHAFVGFSNYLQVFKDKIFWTSFLLTLKYVFFTVILINIIAFFLAYMLTSGAKGQNFFRAGFFTPNLIGGILLGFIWQFIFSNILVYLGKSYNIPILSGSWLSDPDKAFWALVIVTVWQYTGYMMVIYISGFMNIPRDLLEAASIDGANTYQRLKNVILPLMVPSFTISVFLTLQRGFMVYDINLALTNGGPYKSTELISLHIYNTAFLSQQYGIGQAEAFFLFFVVAAVTLLQVYFSKKLEVEN, from the coding sequence GTGGAACAAGAAAAAACTTTGTTGGCTAAACTCAAAACGTACTTGATATTTGCAGGACCTACTACCTTTGCTTTTCTCACAGTAATAATATTACCGTTTTTATATGGAATATATTTAACTTTTACTGATTGGAATGGTATTTCTGCTACACATGCTTTTGTAGGTTTTTCAAATTATTTACAAGTATTTAAAGATAAAATATTTTGGACATCTTTTTTATTGACATTAAAATATGTATTTTTCACAGTAATATTAATTAATATCATAGCTTTTTTCTTGGCTTATATGTTAACGAGTGGCGCAAAAGGCCAAAATTTCTTTAGAGCAGGTTTTTTTACTCCCAATTTGATAGGCGGAATATTGTTAGGCTTTATATGGCAATTTATTTTTTCAAACATTTTAGTATATTTAGGAAAATCGTATAATATACCAATTTTGTCAGGCTCTTGGTTGTCAGATCCTGACAAAGCTTTTTGGGCTTTGGTGATTGTTACAGTCTGGCAGTATACTGGTTATATGATGGTGATATATATTTCAGGTTTTATGAATATACCGAGAGATTTGTTAGAAGCAGCAAGTATAGACGGAGCAAATACTTATCAAAGATTAAAAAACGTGATACTTCCATTAATGGTGCCTTCTTTTACTATAAGTGTTTTTTTGACTTTACAAAGAGGGTTTATGGTTTACGATATAAACTTGGCTTTGACAAATGGAGGACCATATAAAAGCACCGAACTCATATCACTTCACATATATAACACTGCTTTTTTAAGTCAGCAGTATGGTATTGGTCAAGCAGAGGCGTTTTTTCTCTTTTTTGTGGTAGCGGCTGTCACGTTGCTTCAGGTGTATTTTAGCAAAAAGCTGGAGGTGGAAAATTGA
- a CDS encoding DUF5320 domain-containing protein, which produces MPRGDGTGPMGLGPRTGRGLGYCSGYNVPGYLNPVGAYWGFGRGFGWFGRGRGFRHMYYLTGLPGWARGWYGYGYPQYPGYNINEKDVLSAEAKYLEDQLKYIKERMDQLEKKDDKKEE; this is translated from the coding sequence ATGCCAAGAGGAGATGGAACAGGTCCAATGGGTTTAGGCCCAAGAACAGGAAGAGGCTTAGGATATTGTTCAGGATATAATGTACCTGGTTATTTAAATCCTGTAGGAGCATACTGGGGATTTGGCAGAGGCTTCGGTTGGTTCGGTAGAGGAAGAGGATTTAGACATATGTACTATTTAACAGGACTTCCTGGTTGGGCAAGAGGATGGTATGGTTATGGGTATCCTCAATATCCTGGCTACAATATAAATGAAAAAGATGTTTTAAGTGCCGAAGCAAAATATTTGGAAGACCAATTAAAATATATAAAAGAAAGAATGGACCAATTAGAGAAAAAAGACGATAAAAAAGAGGAATAA
- a CDS encoding ABC transporter substrate-binding protein: MKRKILSIMLTFALVFSLMAGCGTKSSNNGESNSTATATKSVKITLLNSKGEIQAQLEDAAKAFTKENPNITVEVIPAAAGQSPFEKVTSMYASGNAPTMAMLDPGDIAKFKDKFLDLSSEKWVSDAIDGALNAATVDGKVIAFPFAVEGYGLIYNKAVLDKAYGGNFDPSSIKTRDALEEAFKKVEATGAKALEISPMDWSLGAHFLSITYADQSKDPAQVAQFLSDLKAGKVDLANNKVFNGLMDTFDMMKKHNIDKNDPLSPTYDRGPELIGKGEVGFWFMGNWAWPQIKEFDTANGQYGFIPVPISNSQDDYGNSGIPVGVTKFIGIDKTQNSAEQQGAAKKFLDWLVYSSTGQDMLVNKLNIIPAFKNITLQPQDPLAKSILQYVKSGNTLEFMTTLPPDHWSKLGASMQKYLAGKIDRKGLINEIENYWKNVQ; encoded by the coding sequence ATGAAGAGAAAAATTTTATCCATTATGTTGACGTTTGCATTGGTTTTTTCGCTCATGGCAGGCTGTGGTACAAAAAGCAGCAATAATGGAGAAAGTAATAGTACTGCCACGGCAACAAAGAGTGTAAAAATTACTTTGCTAAATTCTAAAGGGGAAATTCAGGCTCAATTAGAAGATGCAGCTAAAGCTTTTACAAAAGAAAATCCGAATATTACTGTAGAAGTCATTCCTGCAGCAGCCGGTCAGTCACCTTTTGAAAAGGTTACATCCATGTATGCATCTGGTAATGCACCAACAATGGCAATGTTAGATCCAGGTGATATAGCAAAATTCAAAGATAAATTCTTAGATTTAAGCAGTGAAAAATGGGTTTCAGATGCAATAGATGGTGCTTTAAATGCAGCTACAGTGGATGGAAAGGTTATAGCGTTCCCATTTGCTGTTGAAGGATATGGACTTATTTACAACAAGGCTGTATTGGACAAGGCTTATGGTGGAAACTTTGATCCGAGTTCTATAAAGACGAGAGATGCTTTAGAAGAAGCATTTAAAAAAGTAGAAGCAACAGGTGCTAAAGCACTAGAAATTTCTCCAATGGATTGGTCTTTAGGCGCCCATTTCCTTTCAATAACGTATGCGGATCAATCTAAAGATCCTGCTCAAGTAGCTCAATTTTTATCAGACTTAAAAGCGGGAAAAGTTGATTTAGCAAATAATAAAGTGTTTAATGGCTTAATGGATACTTTTGACATGATGAAAAAGCATAACATAGATAAAAATGATCCATTATCTCCGACTTATGATAGAGGACCAGAGCTTATTGGTAAAGGTGAAGTTGGATTTTGGTTTATGGGAAATTGGGCATGGCCACAGATAAAAGAATTTGATACTGCAAATGGACAATACGGCTTTATACCTGTACCAATCAGCAATAGCCAAGATGACTATGGTAATTCAGGTATACCTGTAGGTGTAACAAAATTTATCGGCATAGATAAAACACAAAATAGTGCTGAGCAGCAAGGTGCAGCTAAGAAATTTTTAGATTGGTTGGTATACAGCTCTACAGGTCAAGATATGCTTGTGAACAAACTTAACATTATACCTGCATTTAAAAATATAACTTTACAACCGCAAGATCCCCTTGCTAAATCTATTCTGCAGTATGTTAAGAGTGGTAATACTTTAGAGTTTATGACTACATTGCCGCCTGACCACTGGTCAAAGTTAGGAGCTTCAATGCAAAAGTATTTGGCAGGAAAAATTGACAGAAAAGGCTTGATTAATGAAATAGAAAATTATTGGAAAAATGTTCAATAA
- a CDS encoding carbohydrate kinase family protein, with product MYDVIALGELLIDFTPAGFSDNGNTLFEMNPGGAPANVLTAVTKLGGKGAFIGKVGDDQFGYFLKKVLENNQINTDGLKFATKANTTLAFVHLDDKGDRSFTFYRNPGADTMLEEEDIELDLIEKGKIFHFGSLSMTDEPSKSATLKAIEYAKQNKKIISYDPNWRPPLWENETVAKKEMVLGLQYADIVKLSEDELQFLTGESNLEYGSKTLFDMGIKLVLVTLGAKGCYYRHTSGTGHIPAYRVNVVDTTGAGDAFLGAVLYNISKMDYSLEKLEAQELEKIIDFANATGALCTTKRGAIPAMPTLEEVKYLLVHGVKSL from the coding sequence ATGTATGATGTTATAGCTTTAGGTGAGTTGCTGATTGATTTTACTCCTGCAGGGTTTTCTGATAATGGAAATACACTATTTGAAATGAATCCTGGGGGAGCACCTGCAAATGTGTTAACTGCTGTTACAAAATTAGGAGGAAAAGGTGCTTTTATAGGTAAAGTAGGTGATGACCAATTTGGATATTTTTTAAAAAAAGTGCTTGAAAATAATCAAATTAATACTGACGGTTTAAAATTTGCTACAAAAGCAAATACAACTCTTGCTTTTGTACATCTTGATGACAAAGGAGACAGAAGCTTTACTTTTTATCGAAATCCGGGAGCTGACACAATGTTGGAAGAAGAGGATATTGAACTGGATTTAATAGAAAAAGGAAAAATATTTCATTTTGGGTCTTTATCTATGACAGATGAACCCTCAAAAAGTGCCACATTAAAAGCTATTGAATATGCAAAACAAAATAAAAAAATTATTTCATATGACCCAAATTGGAGACCACCTTTATGGGAAAATGAAACTGTTGCGAAAAAAGAAATGGTTTTGGGATTACAATATGCAGATATAGTGAAATTATCTGAAGACGAACTACAATTTCTAACTGGAGAATCAAACTTGGAATATGGCAGTAAAACATTATTTGATATGGGGATAAAACTAGTTTTAGTAACTTTAGGAGCAAAAGGTTGCTATTATAGACATACATCGGGCACAGGACATATACCTGCATATCGTGTAAATGTGGTAGATACAACAGGAGCTGGAGATGCTTTTTTAGGAGCAGTTCTTTATAATATATCAAAAATGGATTATTCCCTAGAGAAATTGGAAGCTCAAGAACTCGAAAAAATTATTGACTTTGCTAATGCTACCGGTGCACTATGCACAACTAAAAGAGGAGCAATTCCGGCAATGCCAACATTAGAAGAAGTAAAATATTTACTAGTACATGGTGTAAAATCGTTGTAA
- a CDS encoding glycoside hydrolase family 32 protein: MELKNINDANKYIQANKSRLNLQYRLKYHLMGEYGWINDPNGFIYYKGNYHLFYQHNPYEAVWGPMHWGHAISKDLVKWSYLPIALVPGDDFDKDGCFSGSAIEKDDMLCLLYTGHIYTGPDKSKDYKQVQNLAYSKDGINFIKYSKNPVIGEKQIPEEASKKDFRDPKVFKNGQYYYMMLGSNDGNEHGQVLLYKSTNLKDWDFVNILARGNENTGYNWECPDLFELQGKYVLMVSAEHIKTRGNDFNSTHSSIYFIGDLDINKGIFKFDIDDYQQIDNGFDFYAPQTTSDKLGRRLIVAWMDMWGEVMPTQERGHNWAGAMILPREILMVNGKLYFRPIKEIENYRKNHYKLINLKIDGEKNLDTYGDCYELEVEFEGGKAEEFGLKIRKGDNEETILSYKRDESLFIFDRNKSGIGPKGERKINVALKNNKLKLRVFVDVSSVEIFINDGEKVMSGRIYPSKNSVNISVYSKGECKINYLNKWDIVVD, encoded by the coding sequence TTGGAACTTAAAAATATAAATGATGCAAATAAGTATATTCAAGCAAATAAGAGTAGATTAAATTTACAGTATAGATTGAAATACCATCTAATGGGTGAATATGGTTGGATTAATGACCCTAATGGATTTATATATTACAAAGGTAATTACCATTTGTTTTATCAGCACAACCCTTATGAAGCAGTTTGGGGTCCAATGCATTGGGGGCATGCGATTAGTAAGGATTTGGTTAAATGGTCTTATCTTCCAATAGCGTTAGTGCCGGGAGATGATTTTGACAAAGATGGGTGTTTTTCAGGTAGTGCCATTGAAAAAGACGATATGTTATGTTTACTGTATACTGGACACATATATACAGGACCTGATAAGAGTAAAGATTATAAGCAGGTGCAAAATTTGGCTTACTCGAAAGATGGCATTAATTTCATAAAATACAGTAAAAATCCTGTAATTGGGGAAAAACAAATTCCAGAAGAAGCAAGTAAAAAGGATTTTAGAGATCCTAAAGTTTTTAAAAACGGACAATATTATTACATGATGTTGGGTTCAAATGATGGAAATGAACACGGGCAGGTATTATTGTATAAATCAACAAATTTAAAAGATTGGGATTTTGTAAATATACTTGCGAGAGGGAATGAAAACACAGGTTACAATTGGGAATGTCCCGATTTATTTGAATTACAAGGTAAGTATGTACTAATGGTATCTGCAGAACATATAAAGACTAGAGGGAATGATTTTAATAGTACTCACTCATCTATATATTTTATTGGAGATTTAGACATAAACAAAGGGATATTTAAGTTTGATATTGATGATTATCAACAGATTGACAATGGATTTGACTTTTATGCTCCACAAACTACTAGTGATAAATTGGGAAGAAGGCTTATAGTTGCATGGATGGATATGTGGGGGGAAGTTATGCCAACACAAGAAAGAGGCCATAATTGGGCTGGAGCCATGATATTACCAAGGGAAATTTTAATGGTTAATGGTAAATTATATTTTAGGCCGATTAAAGAAATAGAAAACTACAGAAAAAATCATTATAAGCTTATAAACTTAAAGATAGATGGAGAAAAAAACTTAGACACATATGGTGACTGTTATGAACTTGAAGTTGAGTTTGAGGGGGGTAAAGCAGAGGAATTTGGTTTAAAAATAAGAAAAGGAGACAATGAAGAAACTATTTTATCATATAAAAGAGATGAATCATTATTTATATTTGACCGCAATAAATCAGGTATAGGGCCTAAAGGAGAAAGGAAAATAAATGTAGCTTTAAAAAATAATAAACTTAAACTCAGAGTATTTGTAGATGTAAGTTCGGTTGAGATATTTATTAATGATGGGGAAAAAGTAATGAGTGGAAGGATATATCCTAGCAAAAATTCGGTAAATATATCTGTATATTCCAAAGGGGAATGCAAAATTAATTATTTAAATAAATGGGATATTGTTGTAGATTAA
- a CDS encoding carbohydrate ABC transporter permease — protein sequence MEKKNRLLGGIKFFALSIFLVLYIFPFFIVLINSFKERKEILENPLKLPSVLNLSNYIDAFTKMNYLHAFLNSLIITAFSVFLITLLSSMTAYIFVRKKWKFNQFMFFFMVASMIIPFQGIMIPLVKIYGSIGMMNSKWALIYMYVGFGASLAVFMYHGFIKSIPLELEEAATIDGCSQLQTFFKIVFPLLKPVTTTIAILDILWIWNDFLLPYLVLMAPEQRTLPLSVFYFYGTYTIEYGPAMAALMLATIPVIIAYLLMQKQIIEGVLKGSIK from the coding sequence ATGGAAAAGAAAAATCGCCTACTTGGTGGAATAAAATTTTTTGCTTTAAGTATTTTTTTGGTACTTTATATATTTCCATTTTTTATAGTTTTAATTAATTCCTTTAAAGAGAGAAAGGAAATCCTAGAAAACCCACTCAAGCTTCCGTCGGTGCTGAATTTAAGCAATTATATTGATGCTTTTACAAAAATGAATTATCTACATGCTTTTTTGAATTCTTTGATTATAACTGCTTTTAGTGTATTTTTGATTACATTGCTGTCATCAATGACTGCTTATATTTTTGTAAGAAAAAAGTGGAAATTTAATCAGTTTATGTTCTTTTTTATGGTGGCATCTATGATTATTCCTTTCCAAGGGATAATGATACCCCTTGTAAAAATATATGGTTCTATCGGCATGATGAATAGCAAATGGGCATTGATTTATATGTATGTAGGTTTTGGTGCATCTTTGGCCGTATTTATGTATCACGGTTTTATAAAGAGTATACCATTGGAATTAGAAGAGGCTGCTACTATTGATGGGTGCAGCCAGCTTCAGACTTTCTTTAAAATTGTTTTTCCGCTTTTGAAGCCAGTAACAACAACAATAGCTATATTGGATATTTTGTGGATATGGAATGACTTTCTATTGCCATATTTAGTACTCATGGCGCCAGAGCAGAGAACTTTACCGCTTTCTGTTTTCTATTTTTATGGAACTTACACGATTGAATATGGGCCTGCTATGGCAGCTCTTATGTTAGCTACAATTCCTGTAATAATTGCATATTTACTAATGCAAAAGCAGATTATAGAAGGCGTTTTAAAGGGTTCAATAAAATAA